From the Acidobacteriota bacterium genome, one window contains:
- a CDS encoding L,D-transpeptidase family protein, which yields MRERLPLRRFFLAPILAVPVLVLVLVLVAPAARAQSLEALTRQLPSMEWTLMASALEDSTADARLMRSTSPQRRQRIAELRRSFYRDQDFRPAWFSGQRPVSLARDLLRLLSRADELGLRPETYSVTDLQRRLAVAEREERKSADERIGLDVALSTVFFAFILDELEGRIDPAAVGMEAAQPPSVDAVLLLQRCFRAGSLDPLRQQLAAPDQRTRKLRHMLSHYRELARHGGWPAVPAGDDLAVGESLPVDRAQALVARLLAEGDLYAEEVGALDVEWEMQLATSEDRQVIFPELLEQAIQRFQARHGLEQDGKLGPRTLAQLNRPVIERIQQIEINLERLRLSRRSSTDGGERDSERGARIVVNIPHYELVAYGPLGRPALEMAVVVGRESWPTPVFRSEMTHLELNPPWNVPASIAAKEILPKVQKDPSYLEKNGFEVLASWDEGAPAVDPATVPWGELTAKTLPYRFRQRPGPGNSLGKIKFLIPNQYDVYLHDTPAQRDFSIACRSLSHGCVRLSKPLDLAELVMAGSETWDRERLEKALEGKQTTRVPLPRPIPVILYYQTAFLDLTGAPHFLPDIYGRDRIIAAALAELGQLATSAP from the coding sequence ATGAGAGAGCGTCTACCCCTCCGCCGCTTCTTCCTGGCCCCCATCCTCGCCGTGCCCGTCCTCGTGCTGGTGCTGGTGCTGGTGGCGCCAGCGGCTCGTGCTCAGTCCCTCGAGGCCCTGACTCGCCAACTGCCGAGCATGGAGTGGACCCTGATGGCGTCGGCCCTGGAAGATTCCACCGCCGACGCTCGCCTGATGCGCTCCACCAGCCCCCAGCGGCGACAGCGCATCGCCGAGCTGCGGCGGAGCTTCTACCGTGACCAGGACTTCCGGCCGGCTTGGTTTTCCGGCCAGCGCCCGGTCTCCCTGGCCCGCGACCTCCTCCGCCTGCTGAGCCGAGCGGACGAGCTGGGCCTGCGGCCGGAGACCTATTCCGTCACCGACCTCCAGCGTCGCCTGGCGGTGGCGGAGCGCGAGGAGCGCAAATCAGCGGACGAGCGCATCGGCCTCGATGTCGCCCTGAGCACCGTCTTCTTCGCCTTCATCCTCGACGAGCTGGAAGGCCGCATCGATCCCGCCGCCGTCGGCATGGAGGCGGCGCAGCCCCCCTCCGTCGACGCCGTCTTGCTCCTCCAGCGGTGCTTCCGGGCGGGCTCCCTCGACCCTCTGCGCCAGCAGCTCGCAGCGCCCGACCAGCGAACCCGCAAGCTACGGCACATGCTCTCCCACTATCGGGAGCTGGCCCGCCACGGCGGCTGGCCCGCGGTGCCGGCGGGGGACGACCTGGCGGTGGGGGAAAGCCTGCCGGTGGATCGCGCCCAGGCGCTGGTAGCCCGGCTGCTGGCGGAGGGCGACCTCTACGCCGAGGAGGTGGGAGCGCTGGATGTGGAATGGGAGATGCAGCTCGCTACCTCGGAAGACCGGCAGGTGATCTTCCCGGAGCTACTGGAGCAGGCGATCCAGCGCTTCCAGGCGCGCCACGGCCTGGAGCAGGACGGCAAGCTCGGTCCCAGGACCCTGGCCCAGCTCAACCGCCCGGTGATCGAGCGGATCCAGCAGATCGAGATCAACCTCGAACGCCTGCGCTTGAGCCGCCGGTCGAGTACCGACGGCGGCGAGAGGGATTCTGAACGGGGGGCGCGCATCGTCGTCAACATCCCCCACTACGAGCTAGTTGCCTATGGCCCCCTGGGCCGGCCGGCGTTGGAGATGGCGGTGGTGGTGGGGCGGGAAAGCTGGCCGACACCGGTCTTCCGCAGCGAGATGACCCACCTAGAGCTCAACCCGCCGTGGAACGTGCCGGCGTCCATCGCGGCAAAGGAGATCCTGCCGAAAGTGCAGAAGGATCCGAGCTATCTGGAGAAGAACGGCTTCGAGGTGCTGGCGAGCTGGGACGAAGGCGCGCCGGCGGTGGACCCCGCCACCGTTCCCTGGGGAGAGCTCACCGCCAAGACCCTCCCCTACCGCTTCCGCCAGCGCCCGGGGCCGGGCAACTCCCTGGGGAAGATCAAATTCCTCATCCCCAATCAATACGACGTCTACCTCCACGACACCCCGGCCCAACGCGACTTCTCCATCGCCTGCCGCTCCCTGAGCCACGGCTGTGTGCGTCTGTCCAAGCCCCTGGACCTGGCGGAGCTGGTGATGGCGGGGAGTGAGACCTGGGACCGGGAACGCCTGGAGAAGGCTCTGGAAGGCAAGCAGACCACCCGCGTCCCCCTACCCAGACCGATTCCGGTGATCCTCTATTACCAAACCGCCTTCCTGGACCTCACCGGAGCGCCCCACTTCCTCCCCGACATCTACGGCCGCGACCGCATCATCGCCGCGGCGTTGGCGGAGTTGGGGCAGTTGGCTACCAGCGCGCCCTGA
- a CDS encoding D-Ala-D-Ala carboxypeptidase family metallohydrolase, with amino-acid sequence MSQNPPSYPAPVRGAESRPNALAASFPSRQRYRLVGWSLLGIGFLLLAAWTFTARGASLPSKPDIPEMEDGVPMVAAAGSVCDLLELDRRFEERSGLSDIFQPDTLSFSLHFKHVHSPYRRMSAFLMPGETFELEAVSSIGQPEFRACSWGGTLQHHDSARWSWTAPEEPGIYRLYVASPTTGEAQQLHLFVMVPYEGERSLEGYRIGQYQSRPLRNNPAYNVPQGMVRVDRPEDLDIWVTPHFQLRQFQCKQAGDYPKFIIVKEKMLLKLERLLEEVNRRGIDARTFAVLSGFRTPQYNAAIGNPTTYSRHAYGDAADIFVDENGDQRMDDLDGDGRETVADARILAGIVEDLVGDDTFEDFIGGLGLYGPKPHRGPFVHVDTRGFRARW; translated from the coding sequence TTGAGCCAGAATCCACCCTCCTACCCGGCGCCCGTCCGCGGCGCTGAATCTCGTCCCAACGCACTCGCTGCAAGCTTTCCTTCCCGTCAGCGGTACCGCCTTGTTGGCTGGTCCCTGCTGGGCATCGGCTTCCTACTCCTCGCTGCCTGGACCTTCACCGCCCGCGGCGCTTCGCTGCCTTCCAAGCCCGACATTCCCGAGATGGAGGATGGTGTGCCGATGGTCGCAGCGGCCGGCTCGGTGTGCGACCTGCTGGAGCTCGACCGCCGCTTCGAAGAGCGGAGCGGTTTGAGCGATATTTTTCAGCCCGACACCCTCAGTTTTTCCCTGCACTTCAAGCATGTCCACAGCCCCTACCGGCGCATGTCGGCCTTTCTCATGCCCGGCGAGACCTTCGAGCTGGAGGCGGTTTCCTCCATCGGTCAGCCGGAGTTTCGAGCCTGCTCCTGGGGTGGAACCCTGCAGCACCACGACTCGGCCCGATGGTCCTGGACCGCTCCGGAGGAGCCGGGGATCTATCGGCTCTACGTCGCTTCGCCGACCACCGGCGAGGCCCAGCAGCTGCATCTTTTCGTCATGGTGCCCTACGAAGGTGAGCGGAGCCTGGAGGGCTACCGCATCGGGCAGTACCAGAGCCGCCCGCTGCGCAACAATCCCGCCTACAACGTGCCCCAGGGGATGGTGCGGGTGGATCGGCCGGAGGATCTGGACATTTGGGTGACGCCGCACTTCCAGCTGCGTCAATTCCAGTGCAAGCAGGCCGGCGACTACCCCAAGTTCATCATCGTCAAGGAGAAGATGCTCCTGAAGCTCGAGCGGCTCTTGGAGGAGGTCAACCGCCGGGGCATCGACGCCCGCACCTTCGCCGTGCTGAGCGGTTTTCGGACGCCCCAATACAACGCCGCCATCGGCAATCCCACCACCTACAGCCGCCACGCCTACGGCGACGCCGCCGACATTTTCGTCGACGAAAATGGGGATCAGCGCATGGACGACCTGGACGGCGACGGCCGCGAGACGGTGGCCGACGCTCGAATCCTCGCCGGCATCGTCGAGGACCTGGTGGGGGACGATACCTTCGAAGACTTCATCGGTGGCCTAGGCCTCTACGGTCCCAAGCCTCATCGCGGGCCCTTCGTGCACGTCGACACCCGCGGTTTCAGGGCGCGCTGGTAG
- a CDS encoding acetolactate decarboxylase codes for MQPNLHRPLFLILILAPALGLALTAWAGSSASPVETHGSLRAMMHEGAIGAAVSLNSLLPDPQVCAVGALAELAGEITVLGGQAYLAYPAAGEPRVEVTGQSEAGAALLVSSRVTEWQSLTLEEPIPFESLGAEIRRLASGAGFDVEGPFPFLVEGALEDLEWHVIDGSQLPEGPSSHQAHRSAGVRSSLARADGTLVGFYSTEHQGVFTHMGSTTHVHCVLEDPVASGHVDHVTLPAGARLRLPAPQSPSQASASD; via the coding sequence ATGCAACCGAACCTCCACCGCCCCCTATTCCTCATCCTGATCCTCGCTCCCGCCCTCGGCCTTGCCCTCACCGCCTGGGCAGGGAGCTCTGCTTCCCCCGTGGAGACCCACGGATCCCTCCGCGCCATGATGCACGAGGGAGCGATCGGCGCTGCGGTGTCGCTGAACTCCCTGCTCCCCGATCCCCAGGTCTGCGCCGTCGGCGCTCTGGCGGAGCTGGCGGGAGAGATCACCGTCCTCGGTGGGCAGGCCTACCTGGCCTATCCCGCAGCAGGGGAACCCCGCGTCGAGGTCACCGGCCAGAGCGAAGCCGGAGCGGCTCTGTTGGTCTCCTCTCGGGTTACAGAGTGGCAGAGCCTGACCCTCGAAGAGCCAATTCCCTTCGAGAGCCTCGGAGCGGAGATCCGCCGGCTGGCGTCCGGAGCGGGCTTCGATGTCGAAGGGCCCTTCCCCTTCCTCGTCGAAGGAGCGCTCGAGGACCTGGAGTGGCACGTCATCGACGGAAGCCAGCTTCCCGAAGGCCCCAGCTCCCACCAGGCCCACCGCTCCGCCGGCGTTCGTTCGAGCCTCGCTCGGGCCGACGGCACCCTCGTCGGCTTCTACTCCACCGAGCATCAGGGCGTCTTCACCCACATGGGCTCCACCACCCACGTGCACTGCGTTCTCGAAGATCCCGTCGCCTCCGGGCACGTCGACCACGTGACCCTGCCCGCCGGTGCTCGGCTCCGCCTCCCCGCTCCACAGTCTCCCAGTCAGGCTTCAGCCTCCGACTGA
- a CDS encoding YifB family Mg chelatase-like AAA ATPase, with amino-acid sequence MIAQAQSATPWGIDARAVEIEVDVHPGLPQTQIVGLPDASVRESRERVRSAIKNCGFDLPPRAVIVNLAPADLRKEGNHLDLGIAGALLAAHGHVPQEVLEGRLLCGELGLDGTVRPVRGGLAIADLAHRRGAKEVILPSANAPEAAALDRIPVVAVDALEDLVQHLLGHRPLEPVPAPHPDEITLGDIPDLADVRGQRAARRALEVAAAGGHNLLLVGPPGSGKTMLARRLPGLLPPLTMAEAISVTKIQSLVAEQPPSGLIRQRPFRSPHHGISTPGLVGGGSMPRPGEASQAHTGVLFLDELPEFRRDTLEALRQPLEEGSITVVRSRARLTFPARFSLVAAMNPCPCGHLGDQRFDCRCSAPLVERYRRRISGPLLDRIDLHVEVPAVQLDELRAEPGERTEPVAARVLAAREIQRTRFGPDHPAPVNAAMTANEVRRHCSLDSAATTLIDRAFERLGLSARALDRILKVSRTLADLAGSETLTSAHVAEAIQYRALDRRVTG; translated from the coding sequence ATGATTGCTCAAGCACAATCCGCTACCCCGTGGGGCATCGACGCCCGCGCCGTGGAAATCGAGGTGGACGTCCACCCCGGTTTGCCGCAGACGCAGATCGTCGGTCTCCCCGATGCCTCCGTCCGCGAGAGCCGCGAACGCGTACGGTCGGCGATTAAGAACTGCGGCTTCGATCTCCCGCCCCGGGCGGTGATCGTCAACCTGGCTCCAGCGGACCTGAGGAAAGAAGGAAATCACCTGGACCTGGGAATCGCCGGCGCGTTGCTGGCGGCCCACGGCCACGTGCCTCAGGAGGTGTTGGAAGGACGCCTGCTTTGCGGGGAGCTAGGGTTGGACGGTACCGTGCGGCCGGTGCGGGGAGGGTTGGCCATCGCCGACCTGGCTCACCGGCGGGGCGCCAAGGAGGTGATCCTCCCCAGCGCCAACGCGCCGGAGGCGGCGGCCCTGGACCGCATTCCGGTGGTCGCCGTGGACGCTCTAGAGGATCTAGTCCAGCACCTGCTGGGCCATCGGCCTCTGGAGCCGGTGCCGGCGCCCCACCCGGATGAGATCACCCTCGGCGACATCCCCGACCTGGCGGACGTGCGCGGTCAACGGGCCGCCCGCCGCGCCCTGGAGGTCGCCGCCGCCGGCGGCCACAACCTTCTGCTGGTGGGCCCACCGGGTTCCGGCAAGACCATGCTCGCCCGCCGCCTGCCGGGGCTGCTGCCGCCCTTGACCATGGCAGAGGCCATTTCGGTGACCAAGATTCAATCCCTGGTCGCCGAGCAGCCGCCGTCGGGCCTCATCCGCCAGCGCCCGTTCCGCAGCCCGCACCACGGCATCAGCACCCCGGGCCTGGTGGGCGGCGGCTCCATGCCCCGCCCCGGTGAGGCCAGCCAGGCCCACACCGGCGTGCTCTTCCTGGACGAGCTGCCGGAATTCCGCCGCGACACCCTGGAAGCCCTCCGCCAGCCTCTGGAGGAAGGCTCCATCACCGTGGTGCGTTCCCGTGCCCGCCTCACCTTCCCGGCCCGCTTCTCCCTGGTGGCGGCCATGAACCCCTGCCCCTGCGGCCATCTCGGCGATCAACGCTTCGACTGCCGCTGCTCGGCACCGCTGGTAGAACGCTACCGCCGCCGCATCTCCGGCCCGCTGCTGGACCGCATCGACCTCCACGTGGAGGTGCCGGCGGTGCAGCTGGACGAGCTGCGGGCGGAACCCGGCGAGCGCACCGAGCCGGTGGCGGCACGGGTGCTGGCGGCGCGGGAGATCCAACGAACCCGCTTCGGCCCCGACCATCCGGCCCCGGTAAACGCCGCCATGACCGCCAACGAGGTGCGGCGGCACTGCTCCTTGGACTCGGCCGCCACCACCCTCATCGACCGCGCCTTCGAACGCTTAGGGCTTTCCGCCCGCGCCCTCGACCGCATCCTCAAGGTCTCCCGCACGCTGGCGGATCTCGCCGGCTCGGAGACCTTGACCTCGGCCCATGTGGCGGAGGCGATTCAGTATCGGGCTTTGGATCGGCGGGTGACGGGATGA
- a CDS encoding type II toxin-antitoxin system VapC family toxin, with product MTYLLDTNACIRFLNGSSPRLVQRLQQHEPGHLRLSTVVQAELLYGARKSQRVEENLLLLQRFFEPFPTVPFDALCAEHYGLIRAELESEGRTIGPNDLLIAATARAHDLVLVTHNTREFTRVVGLRVEDWE from the coding sequence GTGACCTACCTCCTCGACACCAACGCCTGCATCCGCTTCCTCAACGGCTCCTCCCCCCGGCTCGTGCAGCGCCTCCAGCAGCACGAGCCGGGCCACCTACGCCTCAGCACAGTGGTCCAAGCGGAGCTCCTCTACGGTGCCCGCAAGAGCCAGCGGGTAGAGGAGAATCTCCTTCTACTCCAACGCTTCTTCGAGCCCTTCCCCACCGTCCCCTTCGACGCCCTCTGCGCCGAGCACTACGGCCTGATCCGCGCCGAGCTGGAATCCGAGGGCCGCACCATCGGCCCCAACGACCTCCTCATCGCCGCCACCGCCCGCGCCCACGACCTGGTGCTGGTGACCCACAACACCCGGGAGTTCACGCGGGTGGTGGGGCTGCGAGTGGAGGATTGGGAGTGA
- a CDS encoding phosphotransferase, protein MTALELREPTGKLHRFIVRQHRHDSVGRPETTAAKREFRLLEALHGQGLAVPRPIHLDLTGEILPAPYQVLGYVEGEMDLAPQDEEPYVHQLADHLAAIHRVDLSCLDLARLDPTSLPRRAPACPELEAHGSNQDLALDPTRFREALQSAGPPPQVHPPALLHGDYWPGNTLWRGGRLVAVIDWEDAEVGDPLIDLAKARSEIHWLFGPKALATFTTRYLTQHPLDTSFLPHHDLCATVRQARLAGSDLEAFAAYFPPRVRADLTAEVLRERWESFGEQALQQLAS, encoded by the coding sequence ATGACCGCCCTGGAGCTACGCGAGCCCACCGGCAAGCTCCACCGCTTCATCGTCCGGCAACACCGCCACGACTCCGTCGGCCGTCCGGAGACCACCGCGGCGAAACGGGAGTTTCGGCTCCTCGAAGCCCTCCACGGCCAGGGCTTGGCAGTCCCCCGTCCCATCCACCTCGACCTCACCGGCGAGATCCTCCCCGCTCCCTACCAGGTGCTGGGCTATGTCGAGGGAGAGATGGACCTCGCGCCCCAGGATGAGGAGCCCTACGTCCATCAGCTGGCGGACCACCTCGCCGCGATCCACCGCGTCGATCTGTCCTGCCTCGACCTGGCCCGCCTCGACCCCACCTCGCTACCGCGCCGAGCACCTGCCTGCCCTGAGCTGGAAGCCCACGGGTCGAACCAAGATCTCGCCCTCGACCCCACTCGCTTCCGCGAAGCCCTCCAATCCGCCGGCCCACCGCCCCAGGTCCACCCACCGGCCCTCCTCCACGGCGACTATTGGCCCGGCAACACCCTCTGGCGCGGCGGGCGGCTGGTGGCGGTGATCGATTGGGAGGATGCGGAGGTCGGCGATCCCCTCATCGACCTGGCCAAAGCCCGGTCGGAGATCCACTGGCTCTTCGGCCCCAAGGCTCTCGCCACCTTCACCACCCGCTATCTCACCCAGCATCCCCTCGACACCAGCTTCCTCCCCCACCACGACCTCTGCGCCACCGTCCGCCAGGCCCGGCTCGCCGGTAGCGATCTCGAAGCCTTCGCAGCGTACTTTCCGCCTAGAGTGCGGGCGGATCTGACGGCGGAGGTGTTGCGGGAGCGGTGGGAGAGCTTCGGCGAACAAGCTCTTCAGCAGCTGGCATCCTGA
- a CDS encoding toll/interleukin-1 receptor domain-containing protein produces the protein MPHGLDDSEWSSLLRMIHHRQVIPVVGPSLVTVPSSNGGDPVPLHRALAPRLAEALGLPNSKRYEAWNDVARDHLLGGGDRQLVYESLREILDTLPADPPEALLSLAEISDFDLYISSTPDHLLVQALEQRRPGFRQEDGVLAFHPQGHSGRPEDLPHPLERQRGSDPDANPLAYYILGDLYTYPDFAVWEEDYMEFICGLLERSDTLENLFRVLKRRHLLFLGAPSQDWIVRFFLRVARGQRLSTRQERDYLADHHQDLGEAMVLFFDQAIRATRVIDGCPQDFVQELSRAWQERYRAPLSDEELLAQLPLTMPRDAVFLSYGRNDWSSALELARDLRAAGVPVWLDRQRLEGGENFSRSIEQAIKNDCSFFLSLISQDTESDPNRFVHQERKWAAGRHVDGFVFYLPLILDLPEGTDPKLEPEVFRKMHWRWWHERRDYVIRVRRLMDEYRQSGRPRG, from the coding sequence ATGCCCCACGGCCTTGACGACAGCGAATGGAGCTCGCTGCTCCGCATGATCCACCACCGCCAGGTGATCCCGGTGGTGGGACCGTCGCTGGTCACGGTGCCGAGCTCGAACGGTGGGGATCCTGTTCCGCTGCATCGAGCGCTGGCTCCGCGCCTCGCCGAGGCATTGGGCCTGCCGAATTCGAAGAGATATGAAGCCTGGAACGATGTCGCCCGGGATCACTTGCTAGGCGGCGGCGACCGGCAGTTGGTCTACGAGAGCTTGCGGGAGATCCTCGACACCCTTCCGGCGGATCCTCCAGAAGCACTCCTGAGCCTGGCGGAGATCAGCGACTTCGATCTCTACATCAGCAGCACTCCGGATCACCTACTGGTGCAGGCCTTGGAGCAGCGGCGGCCTGGATTCCGGCAGGAGGACGGCGTCCTCGCGTTTCACCCCCAAGGTCATTCCGGTAGGCCGGAGGATCTCCCGCATCCGCTAGAGCGCCAGCGCGGCTCCGATCCTGACGCCAATCCGCTGGCCTACTACATTCTGGGGGATCTCTATACCTACCCGGACTTCGCGGTCTGGGAAGAAGACTACATGGAATTCATCTGCGGGCTCCTGGAGCGGTCCGACACGTTGGAAAATCTCTTCCGCGTCCTCAAACGCCGCCATCTCCTCTTCCTTGGAGCACCTTCACAGGATTGGATCGTTCGTTTCTTCCTCCGAGTCGCCCGCGGCCAGCGGCTTTCGACTCGGCAGGAGCGCGATTATCTGGCCGACCATCACCAAGACCTCGGCGAAGCCATGGTGCTCTTCTTCGACCAGGCCATCCGAGCGACGCGGGTCATCGACGGCTGCCCTCAGGATTTCGTTCAGGAGCTCAGCCGCGCCTGGCAGGAGAGGTACCGGGCACCGCTCTCCGACGAGGAGCTTCTCGCCCAGCTGCCCCTGACCATGCCACGGGACGCGGTTTTCCTCAGCTACGGCCGCAATGATTGGAGCTCGGCGTTGGAATTGGCCCGCGACCTGCGAGCGGCTGGCGTTCCGGTTTGGCTCGACCGGCAGCGGTTGGAGGGTGGTGAGAACTTCAGCCGCAGCATCGAGCAGGCGATCAAGAACGACTGCAGCTTCTTCCTGTCCTTGATCTCCCAGGATACGGAGAGCGATCCGAATCGCTTCGTGCACCAAGAACGGAAGTGGGCGGCTGGCCGGCACGTGGACGGCTTCGTGTTCTACCTTCCCTTGATCCTCGATCTTCCGGAAGGGACCGACCCGAAGCTCGAGCCGGAGGTATTCCGCAAGATGCACTGGCGCTGGTGGCACGAGCGCCGTGACTATGTAATTCGTGTGAGGCGGCTGATGGATGAGTATCGCCAGTCCGGGAGGCCTCGCGGATGA